In Octopus bimaculoides isolate UCB-OBI-ISO-001 chromosome 28, ASM119413v2, whole genome shotgun sequence, the following are encoded in one genomic region:
- the LOC128251192 gene encoding uncharacterized protein LOC128251192, with protein MSDANSNEIKNEKWIHYGRPDSKYFNKRYIFEKCLLRLNNGKKHKLVFYSKSGEELFEKYLPFYGYPHHIYSDNVYYYVLFKRQSIVVCYDIYGEIKWQWQLPFPVHPHIAVFQGTVYLPDTQLNRVLLYKYQDWSSGCCLHLKNPYIRNLNLRLKEKENDKLLIAKICHLANGQLVVSDINHDCLLYISNGGDIVSRLSLPSTATDICQWDSNQIGVTLPLEKQLRVIGNLSKTVRSVSLSHPYVQDLTVSDKARHIHLDDIPLRFGDKQSVEINSLVITGNNLIVGYDKKNKNLIIVTFDGKILDSIKLNVVYRINMCRWQSNTIAITTGDYNNQLLTLKVEFPLSLVIYQTEKEYYRIASFSNNQMLCSGRRDVCSLYVVEIDEIHLTVNEIKQIDIPETLLTRDEYHGRYDDDMLDIAVTTHDMIIVGNERFIIFFNSDGQYLHSVRHYMGYFGDKNKMTIDDSYLYIYGVWDKYRVFIAYNSILCWTEIGEYNKIFLNKRIYKDYVNFPSINCKGPRFVGSNWNKLYIEGLFKLNRERFPISRLRTDIYPVQVKDIDISDKGHTVVCEKVNNGNLKIFDEDGKLLCCRNAGSLVGGVCFTREGNILATFPNRQEIFQLKQQGLEKYKVWQSRVPYGVIWRKVGNIYLCVHINLIDCDSIKIDGEQLEVLKSFALLKLDSDFHFPSISSQMNNEIFSNELINKVKYSGGDERGEKRAKSGEITCKSRLKVRCGNYIAESMSGIDEISVRRLPHRTSIVPLSIPTFDEPVNYDCMDIRDNNSKLIKLDDNVSVLLFRDTVILIRTTTGDILQHKQLPQQPLGICRWTDERFIVVFGKEMMVFNRDLCRLETIETKKYYNTIYKYNDNQLVCGGYYIRDITPHERDKHYGRFFYNNNFHYFCKDPNAYNSYYVDVVDLNDGTCKYEVCHGKTSEYGKLEGDSVVFDVVVTYFGDVVVARREKEEGGQWCDDDHYFVDWYTEQSLVRRIKLQPRYNRSKYNIYRPCLTAVDEYVYIKDAQDNIYQIPGHIESQTFEDSEHLQTKDIEKYLLLREDDNEVFQVLGFDISDNSFMVFGIFPGHQSFAFFHYDK; from the exons ATGTCTGATGCAAAcagcaatgaaataaaaaatgaaaaatgg attcACTATGGAAGACCGGACAGCAAATACTTCAACAAAAGATACATCTTTGAAAAGTGTCTTCTGCGACTCAACA ATGGAAAGAAGCATAAATTGGTATTTTATTCGAAAAGTGGTGAAGAACTTTTTGAAAAATACCTTCCATTCTATGGCTACCCTCATCACATCTACTctgataatgtttattattatgtcCTGTTCAAGAGACAGTCGATTGTTGTATGTTATGATATATATGGAGAAATTAAATGGCAGTGGCAACTGCCTTTCCCTGTTCACCCTCACATTGCTGTTTTCCAAGGGACTGTTTATCTACCGGACACTCAACTCAACAGGGTCCTTCTTTACAAGTATCAGGACTGGTCATCTGGCTGTTGTTTACACCTGAAAAATCCTTATATCAGAAATCTAAATCTACGActcaaagaaaaggagaatgacaAACTTCTTATTGCCAAAATATGTCATCTGGCAAATGGACAGTTGGTGGTGTCCGACATCAACCATGATTGCTTGTTATACATTTCTAATGGAGGAGACATTGTGTCGAGATTATCTCTGCCGTCTACAGCTACAGATATATGTCAATGGGATTCTAATCAAATAGGTGTCACATTACCCTTAGAGAAACAATTAAGGGTCATTGGAAACCTATCAAAGACAGTGAGAAGTGTATCATTAAGTCACCCTTATGTACAG GATCTGACAGTTTCTGATAAAGCCAGACATATTCATCTTGATGACATCCCTCTTCGTTTTGGAGACAAGCAGTCAGTGGAGATTAACAGTTTGGTTATTACTGGAAATAACCTAATTGTAGGATatgacaagaaaaacaaaaacctcaTAATAGTCACATTTGATGGTAAAATTCTGGATTCGATCAAGTTGAATGTTGTTTACCGTATCAATATGTGTCGATGGCAGTCAAACACAATAGCTATTACGACTGGTGATTATAACAACCAACTGTTGACATTAAAAGTGGAATTTCCATTGTCATTAGTAATTTACCAGACGGAAAAGGAATATTACCgtattgcttctttttcaaacaaTCAAATGCTTTGTAGTGGACGTAGAGATGTATGTAGTTTGTATGTTGTTGAGATTGACGAAATACATTTAActgtgaatgaaataaaacaaatagacataCCTGAAACATTATTAACGAGAGACGAATATCATGGTAGATATGATGATGACATGCTTGATATAGCAGTTACTACCCATGACATGATCATTGTTGGTAATGAAagattcatcattttcttcaataGTGATGGTCAATATTTACATTCAGTTAGACACTACATGGGGTATTTTGGTGATAAAAACAAGATGACAATTGATGACAGTTATTTGTACATTTATGGTGTGTGGGATAAATATCGTGTTTTCATCGCATACAATAGCATTTTGTGTTGGACAGAGATTGgtgaatacaacaaaatatttttaaataaaagaatttataaagatTATGTAAATTTCCCCAGTATAAACTGTAAAGGACCAAGGTTTGTTGGAAGCAATTGGAATAAATTGTATATTGAAGGTTTGTTTAAGCTTAATCGAGAAAGATTCCCCATTTCTCGTTTGCGAACAGACATATATCCTGTTCAAGTAAAAGATATTGATATCTCTGATAAAGGACACACAGTTGTGTGTGAAAAAGTTAACAATGgaaatcttaaaatatttgatgaagatGGAAAGTTGCTATGTTGCAGAAATGCTGGAAGTTTGGTTGGTGGTGTGTGTTTTACAAGAGAAGGAAACATATTGGCCACATTTCCTAACAgacaagaaatatttcaattgaaGCAACAAGGTTTGGAGAAATATAAAGTTTGGCAAAGTCGAGTACCTTATGGTGTAATATGGAGGAAAGTGGGAAATATTtacttgtgtgtacatattaattTGATTGACTGTGATAGCATAAAGATTGATGGAGAGCAACTGGAAGTTCTGAAATCTTTCGCGTTATTAAAGCTTGATTCTGACTTTCATTTCCCTTCCATTTCATCTCAAATGAACAACGAAATATTCAGTAATGAATTGATTAATAAAGTGAAATATAGTGGAGGAgatgaaagaggagaaaaaagagcTAAATCAGGAGAAATAACTTGTAAAAGTAGATTAAAGGTGAGATGTGGTAATTACATAGCAGAGAGTATGTCAGGAATTGATGAAATATCAGTGAGGAGACTGCCGCATAGAACATCAATAGTCCCTCTCTCCATTCCTACATTCGATGAACctgttaattatgattgtatGGATATTAGGGACAACAACTCTAAACTAATTAAGTTAGATGACAATGTGAGTGTGTTGCTGTTTAGAGACACTGTCATATTAATCAGAACAACCACAGGTGACATACTTCAACATAAACAATTACCACAGCAACCACTAGGCATATGTCGGTGGACAGATGAACGATTCATAGTCGTCTTTGGTAAAGAAATGATGGTCTTCAATAGAGATCTCTGTCGTTTAGAAAccattgaaacaaagaaatactacaacacaatttataaatacaaCGACAATCAACTCGTGTGTGGTGGTTATTATATTAGAGACATAACTCCACATGAGAGAGACAAGCATTACGGAAGGTTTTTTTACAACAACAACTTTCACTACTTTTGCAAAGACCCCAACGCCTACAACTCTTATTACGTAGATGTAGTTGATCTCAATGATGGGACGTGTAAATATGAAGTGTGTCATGGGAAGACATCAGAATATGGAAAATTAGAGGGAGATTCAGTGGTGTTTGATGTAGTGGTTACATATTTTGGTGATGTCGTTGTTGCGAGgagggagaaggaagaggggGGACAGTGGTGTGATGATGATCACTACTTTGTCGATTGGTACACAGAACAGTCATTGGTCAGGAGAATAAAACTACAACCACGATATAATAGGTCAAAGTATAATATTTACAGACCTTGTCTAACTGCAGTTGATGAATATGTTTACATTAAAGATGCACAAGACAATATTTACCAAATACCTGGACATATTGAAAGTCAAACATTTGAAGATAGTGAACACCTGCAAActaaagatattgaaaaatatttactcCTCAGAGAGGATGACAATGAGGTTTTCCAAGTTCTTGGCTTTGATATTTCAGACAATTCTTTCATGGTTTTTGGAATATTTCCAGGACAtcaatcttttgctttctttcactatgacaaataa